A stretch of Natronococcus sp. CG52 DNA encodes these proteins:
- a CDS encoding DUF7511 domain-containing protein — protein sequence MTGHDTETEPESGADNPADGDVSPCCHAYVERNERGPDSCTIYEIVNAESVADTWIKARGDAFVSREDTR from the coding sequence GTGACCGGACACGACACGGAGACCGAACCGGAGTCGGGCGCCGACAACCCGGCCGACGGGGACGTCTCGCCGTGTTGCCACGCGTACGTCGAGCGAAACGAGCGCGGGCCGGACAGCTGTACGATCTACGAGATCGTCAACGCCGAATCCGTAGCAGACACCTGGATCAAAGCCCGGGGGGACGCGTTCGTCTCCAGGGAAGATACTCGGTGA
- a CDS encoding CobW family GTP-binding protein codes for MPDSSIPVTVLSGTLGAGKTTVLNRVLRESDDRLAVLVNDMGEVNVDADHVAESSDIADEDEELIELSSGCICCELRGDLLEAIDRLAREREFDGIVVESTGVAEPLPVAQTLTLGFDQGDLEPTEFYEETGIEPLEDCHLDTTVTVVDAHQFREAMRSDKILDDDGTEKHLGDLLVEQVEFCDVLLLNKCDLVDEDTLAQIESTLGVLQPRAEIVRTEHGGVDPDAIVDADRFDFEAASRSAGWIRELQEPYESAEEEHGVTSFVFEARRPFHPERFADLLDEFPDAVVRAKGHFWLAGRGEEAITLNVAGQSIRVAPGGQWLDALPEPERRERLEENPELGSTWHERWGDRSVQLVLIGTEMDHESLRADLEDCVLDDDELEDDWSAYEDRFPTFEPPEELEEDEESTPEADESQSGREEIGIAD; via the coding sequence ATGCCCGATAGCTCGATCCCTGTCACGGTACTGTCCGGAACGCTCGGCGCCGGCAAAACGACCGTTCTGAACCGCGTCCTGCGTGAGAGCGACGATCGGCTCGCCGTCCTCGTCAACGACATGGGCGAGGTGAACGTCGACGCCGACCACGTCGCCGAATCGTCGGACATCGCCGACGAGGACGAGGAGTTGATCGAACTCTCGAGCGGCTGCATCTGCTGCGAGCTTCGCGGCGACCTGCTCGAGGCGATCGACCGCCTCGCTCGCGAGCGCGAGTTCGACGGGATCGTCGTCGAGTCGACGGGCGTGGCGGAGCCGCTCCCGGTCGCCCAGACGCTGACGCTCGGATTCGACCAGGGCGACCTCGAGCCGACCGAGTTCTACGAGGAGACCGGTATCGAACCGCTCGAGGACTGTCACCTCGACACGACCGTGACCGTCGTCGACGCCCACCAGTTCCGCGAGGCGATGCGCTCGGACAAGATTCTGGACGACGACGGCACCGAGAAACACCTCGGCGACCTACTCGTCGAGCAGGTCGAGTTCTGTGACGTCCTGTTGCTCAACAAGTGCGACCTCGTCGACGAGGACACCCTCGCACAGATCGAGTCGACGCTCGGGGTCTTACAGCCGCGAGCGGAGATCGTCCGGACCGAACACGGCGGCGTCGATCCCGACGCAATCGTCGACGCGGACCGGTTCGACTTCGAGGCGGCGAGCCGGTCGGCGGGCTGGATCCGGGAACTGCAGGAGCCCTACGAGTCCGCCGAGGAGGAACACGGCGTCACCTCGTTCGTCTTCGAGGCCCGGCGACCGTTCCACCCGGAGCGGTTCGCCGATCTGCTCGACGAGTTCCCCGACGCCGTCGTCCGTGCGAAGGGACACTTCTGGCTCGCCGGTCGCGGCGAGGAGGCGATCACGCTCAACGTCGCGGGCCAGTCGATCCGCGTCGCCCCGGGCGGCCAGTGGCTCGACGCGCTGCCGGAACCGGAACGACGCGAACGGCTCGAGGAGAATCCGGAGCTCGGATCCACCTGGCACGAGCGGTGGGGCGACCGCAGCGTCCAGCTCGTGCTGATCGGCACCGAGATGGACCACGAGTCGCTGCGGGCCGACCTCGAGGACTGCGTGCTCGACGACGACGAACTCGAGGACGATTGGTCGGCGTACGAGGATCGGTTCCCGACCTTCGAGCCGCCCGAAGAACTCGAGGAGGACGAGGAATCGACGCCCGAGGCCGACGAGTCCCAGTCCGGCCGGGAGGAAATCGGCATTGCGGACTGA
- a CDS encoding nucleoside recognition domain-containing protein, translating to MSDDRERVVLIGKESVGKSALAAGLTRSAPADENVGGSTVSSEIYRTGDLELVDTPGITLEADTETTREALSQLVSIDRVVLVVPATDLDRDLAELLPLVQGRPGAVVVSHWDKVDDRPEAEDALADLETDLGVPVVPVDARSLTRVAADGGELPGESPAGASDPRAVLDAIRYGGKLPGGTATRVGWEIEPPETILERPYLGPIASALVLLLPAVVAVWFANAVASELDPIVGEALEPAAVRVETATLPTSLATPLGFESVPDPLVAVLVSDYGLLAMGPFLFVWALPTMFIFALFTGAYKASGLVTRVTAALHPVMRRIGLTGRDLVRVVMGFGCNVPAVTSTRSCSDCTRCTTISAISFGAACSYQFPATLAVFAAVGMSWLVVPYLVVLAATTLLYVRLIAPPEARTTSLAADRRTFLEWPRPRAIWREARTSLASFVTTALPVFAGICVVAALLDDAGALERLGGALAPAMGAFGLPAEAALPVVLASVRKDGIALLAADSSGLAALSPVQVLVAVYLAGVLFPCLVTAITVAREVSVRFVAKLLARQAAAAIGFALVVAWVGRLLF from the coding sequence GTGAGCGACGATCGAGAGCGAGTCGTCCTGATCGGGAAGGAGAGCGTCGGCAAATCGGCGCTCGCCGCCGGACTCACACGCTCGGCGCCGGCCGACGAGAACGTCGGCGGCTCGACGGTCTCGAGCGAAATCTACCGCACCGGCGACCTCGAGCTGGTCGATACGCCGGGGATCACGCTCGAGGCGGACACCGAGACGACCCGCGAGGCGCTGTCGCAACTCGTGTCGATCGACCGGGTCGTCCTCGTCGTCCCGGCGACCGACCTCGACCGCGACCTCGCGGAGCTGTTACCGCTCGTCCAGGGACGGCCGGGCGCGGTCGTCGTCTCCCACTGGGATAAGGTCGACGACCGTCCCGAAGCGGAGGACGCGCTCGCGGACCTCGAGACTGACCTCGGCGTCCCGGTCGTTCCGGTCGACGCGCGGAGTCTGACCCGTGTAGCGGCGGACGGCGGCGAGCTTCCTGGCGAGAGTCCGGCAGGGGCGAGCGACCCGCGGGCCGTCCTCGACGCGATCCGATACGGCGGCAAGCTGCCGGGCGGGACCGCGACGCGGGTCGGCTGGGAGATCGAGCCGCCCGAGACGATCCTCGAGCGACCGTACCTCGGACCGATCGCGAGCGCGCTCGTGTTGCTCCTGCCCGCGGTCGTCGCCGTCTGGTTCGCCAACGCGGTCGCGAGCGAACTCGACCCGATCGTCGGCGAGGCGCTCGAGCCCGCGGCCGTCCGGGTCGAGACGGCGACGCTACCGACCTCGCTCGCGACTCCGCTCGGCTTCGAGAGCGTGCCGGATCCGCTGGTGGCCGTCCTCGTCAGCGACTACGGGCTGCTCGCGATGGGACCGTTCCTGTTCGTCTGGGCGCTGCCGACCATGTTCATCTTCGCGCTGTTTACGGGCGCGTACAAGGCGAGCGGGCTCGTGACGCGAGTAACGGCCGCGCTCCACCCCGTCATGCGTCGGATCGGCCTGACCGGACGGGATCTCGTCCGGGTCGTGATGGGATTCGGCTGTAACGTGCCCGCCGTGACGAGCACCCGGAGCTGTTCGGACTGTACCCGCTGTACCACCATCTCGGCGATCTCCTTCGGCGCGGCCTGCTCCTACCAGTTCCCGGCCACGCTCGCGGTCTTCGCCGCGGTGGGAATGAGCTGGCTCGTCGTCCCCTACCTCGTCGTGCTCGCCGCGACGACCCTGCTCTACGTCCGGCTGATCGCGCCGCCCGAGGCCCGTACGACCTCGCTCGCGGCCGATCGGCGGACCTTCCTCGAGTGGCCTCGTCCGCGCGCGATCTGGCGGGAAGCCCGGACGTCGCTCGCGAGTTTCGTCACGACGGCTCTGCCGGTCTTCGCCGGAATCTGCGTCGTCGCCGCGCTGCTCGACGACGCCGGCGCGCTCGAGCGACTCGGCGGAGCGCTCGCGCCCGCGATGGGCGCGTTCGGCCTTCCGGCGGAGGCTGCCCTGCCGGTCGTGCTCGCCTCGGTTCGCAAGGACGGGATCGCCCTGCTGGCGGCGGACTCGTCGGGTCTCGCGGCGCTCTCTCCCGTGCAGGTGCTCGTCGCGGTCTACCTCGCCGGCGTGCTCTTCCCCTGTCTGGTCACCGCGATCACGGTCGCACGCGAGGTCTCGGTCCGATTCGTCGCGAAACTGCTCGCCCGACAGGCCGCGGCGGCGATCGGCTTCGCACTCGTCGTTGCGTGGGTCGGGAGGCTGCTGTTCTAA
- a CDS encoding metallophosphoesterase: MSDDADGPVYYVISDLHIGGDEQLERVDFLEELLGFLERLEASDEDAELIINGDAFGLWEFTELEGLEKFDELIERYPTLFEQFRATGDSVPITLLPGNHDHELAAYDEYVERLAEYNVDLIQAKSITRPVGDRTIHFEHGHQQDPNNRIEDFGNPHATPMGYFYNTHVTSRAGQLSDRGRYNWLKDVQAVTPTERMPNWLVSKYFYREMNPLLRYATVPFLLLFNVSVVLAVLAGLDLAGVWTMPVETADAFLDQFGLAGAAVHLLLVINAAVAGLLLLVAAPLFLFARDARKTVDRFGVVETDLTVDPEQPYVEAAREVFADRPETAVFCYGHTHRPKMLEVDDRLLVNTGTWLKRLHRRDVVAGRLPTVFYPSYQLCVVRIAADADGVIVEYEEIEKPSPTAEELTLTERLLTLGREPNPELPGRAVVTSEASEPTPDALE; encoded by the coding sequence ATGAGCGACGACGCCGACGGTCCGGTCTACTACGTGATCAGCGATCTCCACATCGGCGGCGACGAGCAACTCGAGCGCGTCGACTTTCTCGAGGAGTTGCTCGGGTTCCTCGAGCGGCTGGAGGCGAGCGACGAGGACGCGGAGCTGATCATCAACGGCGACGCGTTCGGGCTCTGGGAGTTCACCGAGCTCGAGGGGTTGGAGAAGTTCGACGAACTGATCGAGCGGTATCCGACGCTGTTCGAACAGTTTCGTGCGACCGGCGACTCCGTTCCGATCACGCTGCTCCCGGGAAACCACGACCACGAACTCGCCGCCTACGACGAGTACGTCGAGCGCCTCGCCGAGTACAACGTCGACCTGATCCAGGCGAAGTCGATCACCCGGCCGGTCGGCGATCGAACGATTCACTTCGAACACGGGCACCAGCAGGATCCCAACAACCGGATCGAAGACTTCGGCAACCCGCACGCGACGCCGATGGGGTACTTCTACAACACGCACGTGACGAGTCGAGCCGGACAGCTCTCCGATCGGGGGCGGTACAACTGGTTGAAGGACGTTCAGGCGGTGACGCCCACCGAACGGATGCCGAACTGGCTCGTGTCGAAGTACTTCTACCGCGAAATGAACCCCCTCCTGCGGTACGCCACGGTTCCGTTCCTGCTCCTGTTCAACGTGAGCGTCGTCCTCGCGGTTCTCGCGGGGCTCGATCTGGCCGGGGTCTGGACGATGCCCGTCGAGACGGCCGACGCGTTCCTCGATCAGTTCGGTCTGGCCGGCGCGGCCGTTCACCTGCTCCTCGTGATCAACGCGGCGGTCGCCGGACTGCTGTTGCTCGTCGCGGCTCCGCTGTTTCTCTTCGCCAGGGACGCCAGGAAGACGGTCGACCGATTCGGAGTCGTCGAGACCGACCTCACGGTCGATCCGGAACAGCCGTACGTGGAAGCCGCCCGCGAGGTCTTCGCCGACCGTCCGGAGACGGCGGTCTTCTGTTACGGGCACACGCACCGACCGAAGATGCTCGAGGTCGACGACAGGCTGCTCGTCAACACGGGAACCTGGCTGAAGCGCCTCCACCGCCGGGACGTCGTCGCCGGACGCCTCCCGACGGTCTTCTACCCGTCGTACCAGCTCTGCGTCGTCCGCATCGCGGCCGACGCCGACGGCGTGATAGTCGAGTACGAGGAAATCGAGAAACCGAGTCCGACCGCGGAAGAACTCACTCTGACCGAGCGGCTCCTCACCCTGGGTCGAGAGCCCAACCCCGAACTGCCCGGCCGGGCGGTCGTCACGAGCGAAGCGTCCGAACCGACCCCCGACGCGCTCGAGTGA
- a CDS encoding FAD/NAD(P)-binding protein — MLECVIVGGGIHGTYLVQRLLEDTDLEREDVRIVDPNERLLASFRRKAQACEMDAMRSTFVHHVGTEPFGLESFAEACGREDELLPTPGYPRRPSLSLFLDYAEYVIDGRELEVLHRRTAVESIDDRAEGADGIVVETADGPIRTRSCVLAIGHGGRYRTPDWADGIDAVTHVWDGFDPDASADETVVVGGGVTAAQLATCLADRESVTLLSRRELEEAAIEADPRWINWNHVERHLHRHPPGARARVETVREARNDATIPPTLFDRLEDGGLTVRTDEVRSARAVGDRVRLLLADDGCLSADRVALATGFDPVFEHPFVDRVADELGLERGYQGMPVLDDETLAWRRTDGGRSPVFVTGALAAGTVGPFAGNVAGARRAADRIVGSIAALEAPPLPAD; from the coding sequence ATGCTCGAGTGCGTCATCGTCGGCGGCGGTATCCACGGTACCTACCTCGTCCAGCGACTCCTCGAGGACACCGACCTCGAGCGCGAGGACGTCCGAATCGTCGATCCGAACGAACGGCTGCTGGCCTCGTTCCGTCGCAAAGCGCAGGCCTGCGAGATGGACGCGATGCGGTCGACGTTCGTCCACCACGTCGGCACCGAACCGTTCGGGCTCGAGAGTTTCGCCGAGGCGTGCGGTCGCGAGGACGAACTCCTGCCGACGCCGGGCTACCCGCGGCGGCCGTCGTTATCGCTCTTCCTCGACTACGCGGAGTACGTGATCGACGGTCGCGAACTGGAGGTGCTGCACCGGCGGACGGCGGTCGAATCGATCGACGACCGCGCGGAGGGAGCGGACGGAATAGTCGTCGAGACGGCCGACGGACCGATCCGGACCCGGTCCTGCGTGCTGGCGATCGGCCACGGTGGTCGCTACCGAACGCCCGACTGGGCAGACGGAATCGACGCGGTCACCCACGTCTGGGACGGGTTCGATCCCGACGCGAGCGCCGACGAAACGGTCGTCGTCGGCGGCGGCGTCACCGCCGCCCAGCTGGCGACCTGCCTCGCCGATCGGGAGTCCGTGACCCTGCTCTCGAGACGCGAACTCGAGGAGGCGGCCATCGAAGCCGATCCCCGCTGGATCAACTGGAATCACGTCGAGCGCCACCTCCACCGCCACCCGCCGGGCGCTCGAGCGCGCGTCGAAACCGTTCGCGAGGCGCGCAACGACGCCACGATTCCGCCGACGCTGTTCGATCGTCTCGAGGACGGCGGGCTGACGGTCCGCACCGACGAGGTTCGATCGGCTCGCGCCGTCGGCGACCGCGTGCGTCTCTTGCTGGCCGACGACGGCTGTCTCTCCGCGGATCGCGTCGCGCTCGCGACCGGCTTCGATCCGGTCTTCGAGCATCCGTTCGTCGACCGCGTCGCGGACGAACTCGGCCTCGAGCGAGGCTATCAGGGGATGCCGGTACTCGACGACGAGACGCTGGCGTGGCGTCGGACCGACGGCGGCCGCTCGCCGGTGTTCGTCACCGGCGCGCTGGCGGCCGGGACCGTCGGCCCCTTCGCAGGGAACGTCGCCGGCGCACGGCGGGCCGCCGATCGGATAGTGGGGTCGATCGCCGCCCTCGAGGCGCCGCCGCTGCCGGCCGACTGA
- the purS gene encoding phosphoribosylformylglycinamidine synthase subunit PurS, protein MTAYTVTVTVRLKRGVLDPEAETTKQALERLDFELEALRSADRFEIDLDAASADAAGERASEMAERLLANPTIHDYDVEVDER, encoded by the coding sequence ATGACGGCCTACACCGTGACGGTGACCGTTCGACTCAAACGCGGCGTCCTGGATCCCGAGGCGGAGACGACGAAACAGGCGCTCGAGCGCCTGGATTTCGAACTCGAGGCGCTGCGCTCGGCCGACCGCTTCGAGATCGATCTCGACGCCGCGTCCGCCGACGCCGCCGGCGAGCGCGCGAGCGAGATGGCGGAGCGACTGCTCGCGAACCCGACCATCCACGACTACGACGTGGAGGTCGACGAGCGGTAG
- the purQ gene encoding phosphoribosylformylglycinamidine synthase I: protein MTVSIVRFGGSNCDRDAARALEHLDIGAEIVWHEDGLPAETTGIVLPGGFSYGDYLRAGAMAARSPVMAEVREAAADGVPVLGVCNGAQIGCETGLTEGAFTTNESARFQCERAFLRVERADTPWTAAYDEGEVIEVPIAHGEGRYEIDDDRLTALEEENRVLFRYCDESGETGADVNPNGSKHNVAGVLGDRETVAVLMPHPERATLPDVGPTDGQGILRGFDSVADRA from the coding sequence GTGACGGTCTCGATCGTCAGATTCGGCGGCTCGAACTGCGACCGCGACGCCGCACGCGCCCTCGAGCATCTCGACATCGGCGCCGAGATCGTCTGGCACGAGGACGGCCTGCCGGCGGAGACGACCGGGATCGTGCTACCCGGCGGGTTCTCCTACGGCGACTACCTGCGCGCCGGCGCGATGGCCGCTCGCTCGCCCGTCATGGCCGAGGTTCGCGAGGCCGCCGCCGACGGCGTGCCGGTACTGGGCGTCTGCAACGGCGCCCAGATCGGCTGCGAGACGGGACTCACCGAGGGCGCGTTCACGACTAACGAGAGCGCCCGGTTCCAGTGCGAACGCGCCTTCCTCCGGGTCGAGCGTGCCGACACGCCCTGGACGGCCGCCTACGACGAGGGCGAGGTCATCGAGGTTCCGATCGCCCACGGTGAGGGCCGCTACGAGATCGACGACGACCGACTGACCGCACTCGAGGAGGAGAACCGCGTCCTCTTCCGCTACTGCGACGAATCCGGCGAGACGGGGGCAGACGTGAATCCGAACGGCTCCAAACACAACGTCGCGGGCGTACTCGGCGACAGAGAGACGGTCGCAGTGTTGATGCCTCACCCCGAACGCGCGACGCTACCCGACGTCGGACCGACCGACGGCCAGGGTATCCTCCGGGGCTTCGATTCGGTCGCCGATCGCGCCTAG
- a CDS encoding PAS domain S-box protein: MSRETRVVYVDSDGSAAVERALAVGASVDAVETAADCLRRLSSADCVVLTDGVPDATCVDLCLQIRDRRSDVPIVVFPSTGSEALAGEVIAAGADGYVPRSQGIGTLSRRVSGLLSVDDSTRETDGSIQATPSKQLELLVEQSPLAIIEWNLEFEAISWNPAATELFGYTRREALGRSALDLIVADSERSDAASHWQNLVDTGSGRGPSRNVSRNVRKDGSVITCEWFNTPLVDDSGAIVSVLSFGQDVTDELERANALEALQETTHDLMRAASVDEIAEIVIDAAETVIDRSLGGIRFYDDDAAHLEIAGTTTQLAHATGEIPAIGPGDGILWDAYERQEPIVVDDTSTELVPYEIDRPVESAVFHPLGEHGLLSVASTGRHELDIADVHLVTVLATTTEAALDRAARERELERAKTILETVGDGIYVLDCDGRFVTVNDTMAEMTGYDRDELVGKHVSTILTEGSLERGRRRVRDLVSADDSSVATTEVTIVTRTDERISGEANTTLLSADDELEGAVGIVRDISDRKRMERELVDRRAKIESLHEIASLLDDCEQPAEIYDLTVIAAEDVLNFDVCVVDRAFGDYLEKAALSSHIDDADYVERFHVTEGIAGKTYRNQQTYRIDGDESSETGINETDTYESLLSVPIGEHGVFQAASTKGDAFDRDDVELTELLLSHVTDRLDQLASQAELRDERDRFVALFENVPDAVVSIRYRGDEPIVEAVNAAFERVFGYDESELVGEPLDDYLVPPDRTAEGTAINRRVHEGEIIEAEVKRQTADGLRDFMLRVVPIEFGSATSRTFGLYTDITEQKQRQKRVEILNRVLRHDLRNGMNIVDGCAEMLGETVNDEHAEYATTIQDRAADLIDLAEKTRAVEHTLERMSRGTGPIDVSAVVERTVARLEREYPGAEIERAVPDDVFARADEYIEMAFSELLENAVEHHDRPTPTLEVTLRDRVDEGVVVLSVADDGPGVPGEERELLEEEREITQLRHASGLGLWLVNWVVTQSGGQLSFADNDPRGTVITLEVPRAEADSGAVGSESG; the protein is encoded by the coding sequence ATGAGTAGAGAAACTCGCGTCGTCTACGTCGATTCCGACGGATCTGCGGCAGTCGAGCGAGCTCTCGCAGTCGGCGCCTCTGTCGACGCCGTCGAGACGGCTGCCGACTGTCTCCGACGGCTCTCGAGTGCGGACTGCGTCGTGCTGACGGATGGTGTTCCCGACGCGACCTGCGTCGATCTCTGCTTGCAGATTCGGGACCGTCGATCCGACGTTCCGATCGTCGTCTTCCCGTCGACCGGAAGCGAGGCGCTCGCCGGGGAAGTGATCGCCGCCGGCGCCGACGGCTACGTTCCGCGCTCGCAGGGCATCGGGACGCTCTCGAGACGCGTCTCCGGACTGCTTTCCGTCGACGATTCGACGCGCGAAACGGACGGTTCGATCCAGGCGACCCCCTCGAAACAACTCGAGTTGCTCGTCGAACAGTCGCCGCTCGCGATCATCGAGTGGAACCTCGAGTTCGAGGCGATCAGCTGGAACCCGGCGGCGACGGAGCTGTTCGGCTATACGCGACGGGAAGCGCTCGGCCGTTCGGCCCTCGACCTGATCGTCGCCGACTCGGAACGCTCGGACGCGGCCAGCCACTGGCAGAACCTCGTCGATACCGGATCCGGGCGGGGGCCGTCACGGAACGTCAGCCGCAACGTTCGCAAGGACGGCTCCGTAATCACGTGCGAGTGGTTCAACACGCCGCTGGTCGACGACAGCGGTGCGATCGTCAGCGTGCTCTCGTTCGGACAGGACGTCACCGACGAACTCGAGCGTGCGAACGCACTCGAAGCGCTCCAGGAGACGACACACGACCTCATGCGAGCCGCGTCGGTCGACGAAATCGCCGAGATCGTCATCGACGCCGCCGAAACCGTGATCGACCGCTCGCTGGGCGGAATCCGGTTCTACGACGACGACGCTGCACACCTCGAGATCGCCGGAACGACGACCCAACTCGCACACGCCACCGGAGAGATTCCGGCAATCGGTCCCGGCGACGGAATCCTCTGGGACGCCTACGAGCGCCAGGAACCGATCGTCGTCGACGACACCTCGACGGAACTGGTCCCGTACGAGATCGATCGGCCCGTCGAGAGTGCGGTCTTCCACCCGCTCGGAGAACACGGGCTGCTGTCGGTCGCCTCGACGGGACGGCACGAACTCGACATCGCCGACGTTCATCTCGTCACCGTGCTCGCCACGACGACGGAAGCGGCGCTCGACCGGGCGGCGCGCGAACGCGAACTCGAGCGAGCGAAGACGATCCTCGAGACCGTCGGCGACGGGATCTACGTTCTGGACTGCGACGGCCGGTTCGTCACGGTCAACGACACCATGGCGGAGATGACCGGGTACGACCGCGACGAACTCGTCGGAAAACACGTCTCGACGATCCTCACCGAAGGGAGCCTCGAGCGAGGCCGGAGACGGGTTCGGGATCTCGTTTCGGCCGACGACAGCTCCGTTGCGACGACCGAGGTGACGATCGTCACTCGGACGGACGAGCGGATTTCGGGTGAGGCCAACACGACGCTGTTGTCCGCGGACGACGAACTCGAGGGGGCCGTCGGAATCGTCCGCGACATCAGCGACCGCAAGCGCATGGAGCGCGAACTCGTCGACCGGCGAGCGAAAATCGAGAGTCTCCACGAGATCGCTTCGCTGCTCGACGACTGCGAGCAGCCCGCGGAGATCTACGATCTCACGGTGATCGCGGCGGAAGACGTTCTCAACTTCGACGTCTGCGTCGTCGATCGCGCGTTCGGTGACTACCTCGAAAAAGCGGCGCTCTCTTCGCACATCGACGACGCGGACTACGTCGAACGATTTCACGTCACGGAAGGAATCGCCGGAAAGACTTACCGAAACCAGCAAACGTACCGGATCGACGGGGACGAATCGTCCGAGACGGGAATCAACGAGACCGACACCTACGAGTCGCTCCTCAGCGTCCCGATCGGCGAGCACGGTGTCTTTCAGGCGGCGTCCACGAAAGGTGACGCGTTCGATCGCGACGACGTAGAACTGACCGAGTTACTGCTCTCTCACGTCACCGATCGACTCGACCAGCTAGCGTCGCAGGCGGAACTCAGGGACGAACGCGACCGCTTCGTCGCGCTGTTCGAGAACGTTCCGGACGCGGTCGTCAGCATCCGCTACCGCGGCGACGAACCGATCGTCGAAGCGGTCAACGCCGCGTTCGAGCGCGTCTTCGGCTACGACGAATCCGAACTCGTCGGCGAACCGCTGGACGACTATCTCGTTCCGCCCGATAGAACCGCCGAGGGGACGGCGATCAACCGGCGAGTTCACGAGGGAGAGATCATCGAAGCCGAAGTCAAGCGTCAGACTGCCGACGGCCTTCGCGATTTCATGCTACGGGTCGTCCCGATCGAGTTCGGGTCGGCTACGAGTCGCACGTTCGGACTCTACACCGACATCACCGAACAGAAACAGCGCCAGAAGCGCGTCGAGATTCTCAACCGCGTGCTGCGCCACGACCTGCGTAACGGAATGAATATCGTCGACGGCTGTGCCGAGATGCTCGGCGAAACCGTCAACGACGAGCACGCCGAATACGCGACAACGATCCAGGACCGGGCGGCCGATCTCATCGATCTCGCGGAGAAGACGCGCGCCGTCGAACACACCCTCGAACGAATGTCCCGCGGAACGGGGCCGATCGACGTCTCCGCGGTGGTCGAGCGAACGGTGGCTCGGCTCGAGCGCGAGTATCCGGGTGCCGAAATCGAGCGCGCCGTCCCGGACGACGTCTTCGCACGCGCCGACGAGTACATCGAGATGGCGTTCTCGGAACTGCTCGAGAACGCGGTCGAACACCACGACAGGCCGACGCCGACGCTCGAGGTGACGCTTCGCGATCGGGTGGACGAGGGAGTGGTCGTCCTGTCGGTCGCCGACGACGGACCCGGCGTCCCCGGAGAGGAGCGTGAACTGCTCGAAGAGGAGCGGGAGATCACCCAGCTTCGACACGCCAGCGGTCTCGGCCTCTGGCTGGTCAACTGGGTCGTCACGCAGTCGGGAGGGCAGCTTTCGTTCGCGGACAACGACCCTCGCGGTACCGTGATCACGCTCGAAGTGCCGCGAGCCGAGGCGGATTCCGGGGCAGTCGGCTCCGAATCCGGCTGA